From a single Terriglobia bacterium genomic region:
- a CDS encoding alcohol dehydrogenase catalytic domain-containing protein, which produces MKAAVLQDVEKLVVQQVPDPVLASNEVMLRVKAVGVCGTDLHIYCGHGNYNLDAQGRHIPLTEQPQILGHEFSGEIVEVGKEAACLNVGDRVLCDQGINCVSRGRQPLCPYCATGNSHQCETYGEHGITGLQGALAEYIAMPATNCLPLPPDMPMDLAALVEPVGCVLHASERTAQTTARYTLEGDERIKNILICGAGPAGLYFLQYLRNVLHFEGLVLVSDVREINLVLVQKFGGTPINVAQADLRESVLELTRGEMIHYLIDACGNSAIFEQMPGLIRKQATVLLYGHGHQGRDISLLANILFLEPVLVAAVGASGGFDPDGRPATYRRARELVNSRTIQVSPLVTHRYRSLEEVPRAFENDFQREDYIKGILTVE; this is translated from the coding sequence ATGAAGGCAGCCGTCTTGCAGGATGTCGAAAAGCTGGTGGTCCAGCAGGTGCCTGATCCGGTGCTTGCGTCCAACGAGGTCATGCTTCGAGTGAAGGCTGTAGGCGTATGCGGCACGGACCTTCACATCTACTGCGGCCACGGTAATTACAATCTGGACGCCCAGGGCCGCCACATTCCGCTCACTGAACAGCCTCAGATCCTCGGGCACGAATTCAGCGGCGAAATCGTGGAGGTGGGCAAAGAGGCTGCCTGCTTGAACGTGGGTGACCGGGTCCTCTGCGACCAGGGAATCAACTGCGTCAGTCGCGGGCGCCAGCCACTGTGCCCCTATTGCGCCACGGGAAATTCGCACCAGTGCGAAACCTACGGCGAGCACGGCATCACGGGATTGCAGGGAGCTCTTGCCGAGTATATCGCCATGCCCGCAACCAACTGCCTTCCTTTGCCCCCTGATATGCCGATGGATCTCGCGGCGCTGGTTGAGCCGGTGGGATGTGTGCTTCACGCCAGCGAACGCACCGCGCAGACCACTGCACGCTACACCCTGGAGGGCGATGAGCGCATCAAGAACATCCTGATCTGTGGCGCAGGTCCGGCCGGTCTTTACTTTCTGCAGTACCTGCGGAACGTCCTGCACTTTGAAGGACTCGTGCTGGTCAGCGATGTCCGAGAAATTAATCTCGTGCTGGTGCAAAAGTTTGGAGGGACGCCCATCAATGTCGCACAAGCGGACTTGCGCGAGTCGGTGCTGGAACTGACGCGCGGTGAAATGATCCATTACCTGATTGATGCATGCGGAAACTCCGCCATTTTTGAGCAGATGCCGGGCTTGATCCGCAAACAGGCCACCGTTCTGCTCTATGGCCACGGGCATCAAGGACGCGACATCAGCCTGCTGGCGAACATCCTGTTCCTGGAGCCGGTTTTGGTCGCGGCGGTTGGCGCATCAGGCGGGTTCGATCCTGACGGGCGGCCTGCAACCTACCGGCGGGCGCGCGAGCTGGTGAATTCTCGCACCATTCAGGTGTCGCCATTGGTGACGCACCGCTATCGCTCGCTGGAGGAAGTCCCGCGAGCCTTTGAGAATGACTTCCAGCGCGAGGATTACATCAAAGGCATTCTCACTGTCGAATAA
- a CDS encoding NAD(P)-dependent oxidoreductase gives MTQDSKAATGTSRFLLTGAKGFIGSWIVRKLTERGETLWIYDLDTKAHRLQQLLTDEQFERIRFVQGDITNFEQLDSAVAENGITHLIHLAALQVPACAANPRLGAMVNVLGTVNVFEVARKRRDQIRRIVYASSVAVFGPEEFYGEGKVPEGAPLQPNTHYGVFKQANEGNARIYYLNDGISSVGLRPGTVYGVGRDQGITSGPTKAIKAAVVGRPYTIGFTGGFDMQYAKDTAEVFLRCAEVRVEGAKTYTLRGAVMHMDEFLATLNRLLPQSRELIRAEGKSIPIAFDFDDSALQRDIDKAPPTPLEEGIRETAEIFERLRNKGELDLSDLEV, from the coding sequence ATGACACAGGATTCGAAGGCAGCGACAGGAACCAGCCGTTTCTTGCTTACCGGGGCCAAGGGTTTTATCGGCTCATGGATCGTCCGCAAACTGACTGAACGTGGTGAGACGCTGTGGATTTATGACCTCGACACAAAAGCTCATCGTTTGCAGCAACTTCTGACCGACGAACAATTTGAGCGAATTCGATTCGTCCAGGGCGACATCACCAACTTCGAGCAGTTGGACTCCGCCGTCGCCGAAAACGGAATCACCCACCTCATCCACCTGGCGGCCCTCCAGGTCCCAGCCTGCGCCGCTAATCCGCGGCTTGGGGCAATGGTGAACGTGCTGGGGACCGTCAACGTGTTCGAAGTTGCGCGTAAGCGGCGCGACCAGATCAGACGGATTGTCTACGCGAGTTCGGTGGCGGTTTTCGGGCCGGAAGAGTTTTACGGTGAGGGCAAAGTTCCCGAAGGCGCACCCCTGCAGCCCAACACCCATTACGGAGTGTTCAAGCAGGCCAACGAAGGCAACGCCCGCATTTACTACCTGAATGACGGCATCTCCAGCGTGGGCCTGCGGCCGGGCACAGTTTACGGCGTGGGCCGGGACCAGGGAATCACCTCGGGACCCACCAAGGCCATCAAGGCCGCCGTTGTGGGGCGCCCCTACACCATCGGCTTCACGGGCGGTTTTGACATGCAATACGCCAAAGACACGGCGGAAGTCTTCCTGCGCTGCGCGGAAGTCCGCGTGGAAGGCGCCAAAACCTACACGCTGCGCGGCGCCGTGATGCACATGGATGAATTTCTCGCTACGCTGAATCGTCTGCTCCCTCAATCCCGTGAGTTGATCCGAGCCGAGGGAAAATCTATTCCGATCGCTTTTGATTTTGACGACAGCGCCCTGCAGCGCGATATCGACAAGGCTCCCCCCACGCCCCTCGAAGAGGGCATCCGCGAAACGGCGGAGATTTTTGAGCGGCTTCGAAACAAGGGTGAACTTGATTTAAGCGACCTCGAGGTATAA
- a CDS encoding PilZ domain-containing protein, which translates to MREANARYTFREGSFQLPLCSTLLTESSAEKTRHPAILLSLSETGARFSSRKKVVPGEAVGIILHPDLRYAIRGRVSWTRLMPDDVSISFGVDFEEEVPESLWNVLREKASVA; encoded by the coding sequence GTGCGAGAGGCGAACGCTCGCTACACCTTCAGAGAGGGAAGCTTTCAGCTTCCGCTTTGTTCCACTCTGCTGACGGAATCGTCGGCGGAAAAGACCCGACATCCGGCAATTCTTTTGTCCCTGTCAGAAACAGGGGCCAGGTTCAGCTCCAGGAAGAAAGTCGTTCCGGGCGAGGCTGTAGGCATCATTCTGCATCCGGACCTGCGGTACGCAATCCGCGGCCGTGTGTCATGGACGCGCCTGATGCCGGACGATGTCAGCATCAGCTTCGGCGTTGACTTTGAAGAAGAGGTTCCAGAATCGCTGTGGAACGTCCTCAGGGAAAAAGCATCAGTAGCGTAA
- the gltX gene encoding glutamate--tRNA ligase translates to METEIIRVRFAPSPTGYVHVGNARTALFNWLFARHSRGKFVLRIEDTDVERSEQRFETQLIEDLKWFGLDWDEGPDCGGPLGPYRQSERQDIYSKHSLELIDKGRAYYCFCSPEQLEEERQQAVKAGQQPQYSGRCRGIVKEDAARRVAAGELAAIRLKITERAFAWKDIVHGETSFSGEVIGDPVLVRSGGAPAYNFAVVVDDHLMEITHVVRGDDHISNTPRQLALYNAFGWQPPQFAHLSTILGGDRARLSKRHGATSLESFRSLGILPEALRNYLTLLGWSPADGKTEILSTEEMVRQFSLDHIIKSAAVFDQEKLNWLNRHYLKQLPLSKAAELAVPFLTEAGLLSWPLASSAMEWLELVIESVINKIDYFSQLPDAVRLIFEYDARKAAELLGAEGPASGAGASEVLKRVTSKVLEEQHLTYSRFREVLKEIQKETGRKGKELFHPVRVALTAAESGPELEKLVPILEQGAELHLEPPIRSVADRLREFSEAAHLFSCG, encoded by the coding sequence ATGGAAACGGAAATTATTCGAGTTCGGTTTGCGCCAAGCCCGACGGGTTATGTCCATGTGGGAAACGCGCGCACCGCATTGTTCAACTGGCTCTTCGCACGCCATTCGCGGGGCAAATTCGTTCTTCGCATCGAAGATACAGACGTTGAACGGTCGGAACAGCGTTTCGAGACGCAACTGATCGAGGACTTGAAATGGTTCGGGTTGGACTGGGACGAAGGGCCCGACTGCGGAGGCCCGCTCGGCCCCTATCGGCAGTCGGAGCGCCAGGACATTTACAGCAAACATTCCCTGGAGCTTATCGACAAGGGCCGCGCTTATTACTGTTTCTGTTCGCCTGAACAGCTTGAAGAGGAGCGGCAGCAAGCCGTCAAGGCCGGCCAGCAGCCGCAGTACTCCGGGCGATGCCGGGGGATTGTGAAAGAAGATGCAGCGCGCCGGGTGGCGGCTGGCGAACTCGCAGCCATCCGGCTGAAGATAACGGAGCGGGCGTTTGCGTGGAAAGATATCGTCCACGGCGAGACCAGTTTTTCCGGCGAGGTAATCGGCGACCCGGTCCTGGTGCGGTCGGGCGGGGCGCCTGCATACAACTTTGCGGTGGTGGTGGATGACCACCTGATGGAGATCACGCACGTGGTTCGCGGCGACGATCACATTTCAAATACGCCGCGCCAACTGGCGCTCTACAACGCCTTCGGCTGGCAGCCGCCGCAGTTCGCTCATCTGTCCACCATTCTGGGCGGCGACCGCGCGCGCCTGTCCAAGCGGCATGGGGCTACGTCGCTCGAAAGCTTTCGGTCCCTGGGAATCCTTCCGGAAGCCTTGCGAAATTACCTGACGCTGCTCGGCTGGTCGCCTGCGGACGGGAAGACTGAAATCCTGAGCACGGAGGAGATGGTCCGGCAGTTTTCGCTGGACCACATCATTAAGAGCGCGGCCGTTTTTGACCAGGAGAAATTGAACTGGTTGAACCGTCATTACCTGAAGCAGTTGCCGCTGAGCAAGGCGGCGGAATTGGCCGTGCCCTTCCTGACGGAAGCCGGCCTGCTTTCCTGGCCCTTAGCATCTTCGGCAATGGAATGGCTTGAACTGGTCATAGAATCGGTCATTAACAAAATCGATTATTTCAGCCAACTGCCTGACGCCGTCCGGCTGATTTTTGAGTATGATGCCAGGAAGGCTGCGGAACTGCTGGGCGCGGAGGGGCCGGCCAGCGGCGCAGGCGCCAGCGAGGTCCTGAAGCGAGTGACTTCGAAAGTCCTCGAGGAGCAGCATCTCACTTACTCGAGGTTTCGGGAGGTCCTTAAGGAAATCCAGAAGGAAACCGGCAGGAAAGGGAAGGAGTTGTTCCATCCGGTGCGCGTTGCCTTGACAGCGGCCGAATCGGGTCCGGAGCTGGAAAAGCTCGTTCCGATCCTCGAACAGGGGGCGGAACTACACCTGGAGCCGCCGATCAGGAGCGTAGCCGACCGATTGCGTGAATTCTCAGAGGCCGCCCATCTGTTTTCTTGCGGGTGA
- the rlmB gene encoding 23S rRNA (guanosine(2251)-2'-O)-methyltransferase RlmB, protein MNKQQAPRALDVVYGINAVKEAAGSRPIDHILVREGASGRRLQEILNDCRQRGIPLRFVPRQALERLAQTGHHQDVVAVCSSRDYQDLESVVQSPSPALLLVLDGVEDPANLGAIVRTSVAGGANGIVIAERRAAGLSPAVARTAAGALEHARIARVKNLVRALAELKEMGLWIYGFEAAAEKSYLNLDYAPACALVLGGEGHGLHRLVREACDCLAGIPLRGPVESLNVSVTAGIVLYEAIRQRMDR, encoded by the coding sequence ATGAACAAACAGCAAGCTCCACGGGCGCTCGACGTGGTGTACGGCATCAATGCTGTCAAGGAGGCCGCCGGTTCGCGGCCCATCGATCATATATTGGTCCGTGAGGGGGCCAGCGGCAGGCGTCTGCAGGAAATTCTGAATGACTGCCGGCAGCGTGGGATTCCACTCCGCTTCGTCCCGCGGCAGGCCCTCGAGCGTCTGGCGCAAACCGGCCATCATCAGGACGTGGTTGCCGTCTGCTCCTCGAGGGACTATCAGGACCTGGAGAGCGTGGTTCAAAGCCCGAGTCCGGCGCTGCTGCTGGTACTGGATGGCGTGGAAGACCCGGCCAACCTGGGGGCGATTGTGCGGACCTCGGTGGCTGGCGGGGCAAACGGTATTGTGATCGCCGAACGTCGCGCTGCGGGCTTGTCTCCGGCGGTGGCGCGGACGGCTGCCGGAGCTCTGGAGCACGCCCGGATTGCCCGGGTCAAGAACCTTGTCCGCGCGCTCGCGGAGCTGAAAGAGATGGGGCTGTGGATATATGGATTTGAAGCGGCAGCGGAGAAGTCGTACCTTAATCTGGATTATGCGCCGGCGTGCGCGCTGGTGCTGGGGGGCGAAGGTCATGGTCTGCACCGGCTGGTCCGTGAAGCCTGCGACTGTCTTGCAGGAATTCCCCTGCGCGGCCCCGTGGAATCTCTGAATGTATCTGTAACGGCGGGAATTGTCCTTTACGAAGCGATTCGCCAGCGGATGGATCGGTGA
- a CDS encoding VWA domain-containing protein produces MLEGNRGAGRTGARAFSVIALFLMTAAMALAQSEPSQPAPAKPSADAPGSAGDTQQNPTGGPIRIQSNLVTAPVTVIDKVTGEFVYNLDQKDFQIYDNGKLQQITGFTRESHSIAVVILVQTSDSVTPVLGDLKNVAPLFTELMLGPKGEAAVITFASDVKVAQGFSNSGAALDDTFRRLLPDGNKARMNDALMQGINLLQHRPKGERRVIVVFSSGYDSGSQTARNEVIRRATAAEVEIYGMGLSLTKSYLTRDKPPLNPPTSAQNSSGATPPQPGRPTTPSTDMGTFGATVPLTGAIRPAIRGAQNIIFSNDAEAYAQYTGGVFYSQWSTQALQNHLSQIAADVHSQYLLAYVPDNLSETGFHRVEVKVTRKGEKLNIRTRRGYFYEGSN; encoded by the coding sequence ATGCTAGAAGGAAACCGTGGTGCTGGAAGGACCGGCGCGCGCGCTTTCAGCGTCATCGCGCTATTTCTTATGACTGCCGCGATGGCTCTGGCGCAAAGCGAACCCAGCCAGCCTGCGCCGGCCAAGCCCTCGGCAGACGCCCCGGGCAGCGCCGGCGACACCCAGCAGAACCCAACAGGCGGCCCGATTCGAATCCAATCCAATCTGGTTACTGCTCCCGTCACCGTCATTGACAAGGTGACCGGTGAATTCGTCTACAACCTGGACCAGAAGGATTTTCAGATTTATGACAATGGCAAGCTTCAGCAAATTACCGGGTTCACTCGCGAGTCACACAGCATCGCCGTCGTCATCCTGGTCCAGACCAGCGACTCCGTGACGCCCGTGCTGGGTGACCTGAAGAACGTAGCGCCGCTTTTTACAGAGTTGATGCTGGGACCTAAAGGCGAAGCTGCAGTGATCACCTTTGCCTCGGATGTCAAAGTGGCCCAGGGTTTTTCAAACTCCGGCGCCGCGCTCGACGACACGTTTCGCCGCCTGCTGCCGGACGGCAACAAAGCTCGAATGAACGACGCCCTGATGCAGGGCATCAACCTGCTTCAGCACCGTCCCAAGGGTGAAAGGCGTGTGATTGTGGTCTTCTCGAGTGGTTATGATTCGGGGAGCCAGACCGCAAGGAACGAGGTCATTCGCCGCGCAACCGCTGCGGAAGTGGAGATCTACGGCATGGGCCTTAGCCTGACCAAATCCTACCTGACCCGCGACAAGCCGCCCCTTAACCCGCCGACCTCGGCGCAGAACTCGAGCGGCGCCACGCCGCCCCAGCCGGGAAGACCCACCACTCCGAGTACTGATATGGGCACATTTGGCGCGACTGTTCCGCTTACCGGGGCGATTCGCCCGGCGATCCGCGGCGCACAGAACATCATCTTTTCCAACGACGCGGAAGCTTACGCCCAATATACGGGTGGCGTGTTTTATTCCCAATGGTCCACCCAGGCGCTTCAGAACCACCTTAGCCAGATTGCCGCGGATGTCCACAGCCAATACCTGCTGGCTTATGTTCCCGATAATCTTTCCGAAACCGGATTTCACCGGGTAGAGGTTAAAGTGACTCGCAAAGGCGAGAAGCTGAATATCCGCACTCGCCGGGGCTATTTCTACGAAGGCTCGAATTAG
- a CDS encoding energy transducer TonB, which produces MSRIHRPLPADGQRASCWPFLLIFLLACPLAQAQATLFHQIERLDSEAAAKLLIHVTRPAYPAVAKVNFIRGAVKLQITVTPEGRVSEVHVVEGQPILAVAALQAVEGWLYRPYVLRGDPVPFSTDVVVQFNLHSRRYRGQLPRDADLYLEKQVRPPAIVTHPQEAPPSSGLRMKVLIGPNGEVLDASPLDATSGAAVELARKSLQFWKFSPARWGSIAVPWYITVKVQPRGLAMNQTANAVKH; this is translated from the coding sequence TTGAGTCGAATTCATAGGCCATTGCCGGCGGACGGGCAGCGGGCTTCCTGCTGGCCCTTTCTGCTGATTTTCCTGCTGGCCTGCCCGCTCGCGCAGGCACAGGCAACTCTATTCCACCAAATTGAGAGACTAGATAGTGAGGCGGCGGCCAAACTGCTGATCCACGTCACGCGACCGGCCTACCCGGCGGTCGCCAAAGTCAATTTTATCCGTGGAGCTGTCAAGCTCCAGATCACAGTTACGCCGGAGGGGAGGGTGTCAGAGGTCCATGTGGTCGAGGGCCAGCCGATCCTCGCCGTGGCCGCTCTCCAGGCCGTCGAGGGATGGCTTTATCGGCCGTACGTTCTGCGGGGAGACCCGGTCCCGTTCAGCACCGACGTGGTCGTACAGTTCAACCTGCATTCGCGCCGCTATAGAGGTCAACTGCCCAGGGACGCTGACCTTTATCTGGAAAAGCAGGTCCGCCCGCCCGCAATCGTTACCCATCCCCAGGAGGCGCCCCCGTCCTCTGGACTTCGCATGAAGGTGCTGATCGGCCCAAACGGTGAAGTGCTCGATGCAAGTCCTCTGGACGCCACCAGCGGGGCAGCGGTAGAACTGGCCAGAAAGAGCCTGCAATTCTGGAAGTTCAGCCCCGCGCGATGGGGGTCAATTGCCGTTCCGTGGTATATCACGGTTAAGGTCCAGCCGCGCGGCCTGGCGATGAATCAGACCGCCAATGCGGTGAAGCACTGA
- the acpS gene encoding holo-ACP synthase, with protein MTVGTGIDIAETERIGRALERHGDRFSRKVFTPAEIAYCERFKNRAERYAARFAAKEAAFKALGTGWARGVRWLDVEIAHQASGKPELLLTGRAREVADQLGVTRAVMSISHANRYVVAQVILESNS; from the coding sequence ATGACGGTCGGCACAGGCATTGACATCGCTGAAACAGAGCGGATCGGGCGCGCACTGGAACGCCATGGGGACCGCTTTTCACGGAAGGTCTTCACTCCCGCAGAGATCGCTTACTGCGAGCGATTCAAGAACCGAGCAGAACGTTACGCCGCGCGCTTCGCCGCCAAAGAGGCGGCCTTTAAGGCCCTGGGGACGGGCTGGGCCAGGGGCGTTCGCTGGCTCGACGTGGAGATAGCCCACCAGGCCAGCGGAAAGCCGGAGCTGTTGCTGACCGGGCGCGCGCGGGAAGTTGCAGACCAGCTTGGAGTTACGCGGGCCGTCATGTCCATCTCGCACGCCAACCGCTATGTTGTGGCGCAGGTGATTCTTGAGTCGAATTCATAG
- the pgeF gene encoding peptidoglycan editing factor PgeF produces the protein MAAGTFKLTSSNGCAWLECEALADIPWLVHAFGTRKGGALGPKPAGPESQSNAGAGHAREKEKMRRFVHALGCGGFPMATLRQTHSAIVYCASPGEGKMPVHYQLAGNPLPDADHAPRTLSGDALLSDRAGLLLGIRVADCVPILMVDCKRRAVAAVHAGWRGALARIVEKAAGEMGRMFHSRPEDLVAAVGPSIRRCCYDVGPEVADAFCGAFPAGEKFFHKVAATGEELRMALRYQTLFTLQAPPGHQAEDALTKIHLDLAAAVRYQLEHAGIPRSQIFVADYCTACRTDLFYSFRKEGALAGRMMAVIGMRPEAS, from the coding sequence GTGGCTGCCGGGACTTTCAAACTTACCTCTTCAAACGGCTGCGCCTGGCTCGAGTGCGAAGCGCTGGCGGACATTCCCTGGCTGGTCCATGCGTTCGGAACGCGGAAGGGCGGCGCGTTGGGGCCGAAGCCCGCAGGGCCAGAATCTCAATCGAACGCGGGCGCCGGCCATGCCAGGGAGAAAGAAAAGATGCGGCGGTTCGTTCATGCGCTCGGCTGCGGCGGCTTTCCTATGGCCACTTTGCGCCAAACGCACTCCGCGATTGTTTACTGCGCCTCGCCGGGCGAAGGGAAGATGCCGGTCCACTATCAGCTTGCCGGGAATCCGTTGCCGGACGCGGATCATGCGCCGCGCACGCTCTCCGGCGATGCGCTGCTCTCCGACCGTGCCGGCCTGCTGCTGGGAATTCGCGTGGCCGATTGCGTGCCCATCCTGATGGTTGACTGCAAACGGCGCGCCGTGGCGGCGGTGCACGCCGGCTGGCGCGGAGCGCTGGCGCGCATCGTTGAAAAAGCCGCAGGCGAGATGGGGCGCATGTTCCATTCCCGGCCTGAAGATCTGGTGGCGGCGGTGGGTCCCTCCATCCGCAGGTGCTGTTACGACGTGGGTCCTGAAGTCGCAGACGCTTTCTGCGGGGCATTCCCGGCTGGCGAGAAATTCTTCCATAAAGTTGCCGCCACGGGCGAGGAGTTGCGGATGGCTTTGCGCTACCAGACGCTGTTCACGCTCCAGGCGCCGCCGGGACACCAGGCGGAGGACGCTCTAACAAAAATTCATCTGGACCTCGCCGCGGCGGTCCGCTATCAACTGGAACACGCAGGCATTCCGCGCAGCCAGATTTTCGTGGCGGATTACTGCACTGCCTGCCGCACGGACCTGTTCTATTCGTTTCGCAAAGAAGGTGCCCTGGCGGGGCGGATGATGGCCGTGATTGGAATGCGGCCTGAGGCTTCGTAG
- the rlmN gene encoding 23S rRNA (adenine(2503)-C(2))-methyltransferase RlmN: protein MAIAADWGISFKQNLSLRETADTTRQASAPAVIINLMEGNLFGLDRTELEQLALECGQARFRGKQLFRNLYARRSRDLDAFTDIPSAFRQELTTRYRVEWPEIKARVASRDGAVRYLFRLHDGESIETVYMPLENRVTLCLSSQVGCAVGCRFCFTALLGARRNLTVGEIVGQAVAVLEAQQTPAETPVNLVFMGMGEPMLNLDAVMKAVRIFSDSNGMALALRRMTVSTAGVIPQIRKFAEEPSRPRLAVSLNASSDEQRTELMPLNRKYPLNELLEICRELPLGPREYVTFEYVLLDGINDSDDDARRVAALVRGIRCKLNLIPFNSGAELPYRPSPLERVLAFQDVLRNHQAPAYIRISRGQDVMAACGQLRLGAMKQAAVEAILPQPLA, encoded by the coding sequence TTGGCGATTGCAGCGGACTGGGGAATCAGTTTCAAGCAGAACCTCTCGCTCCGCGAGACCGCAGACACTACAAGGCAAGCGTCTGCGCCAGCCGTGATTATCAATCTTATGGAAGGCAATCTTTTTGGGCTCGACAGAACGGAACTTGAACAACTGGCGTTGGAGTGTGGCCAGGCGCGCTTCCGCGGCAAGCAGTTGTTTCGCAATCTTTATGCGCGGCGCTCGCGCGATCTGGACGCTTTCACTGACATACCCTCTGCTTTCAGGCAAGAGCTGACGACGCGCTATCGCGTGGAATGGCCTGAAATCAAGGCGCGGGTAGCATCGCGCGATGGCGCGGTGCGCTACCTGTTCAGGCTCCATGACGGTGAGAGCATTGAAACCGTTTACATGCCGCTGGAAAACCGCGTGACGCTGTGCCTTTCAAGCCAGGTGGGCTGCGCGGTGGGCTGCCGCTTCTGCTTCACGGCGCTGCTGGGAGCCCGGCGCAACCTGACGGTTGGTGAAATCGTGGGGCAGGCAGTTGCCGTGCTCGAAGCGCAGCAGACGCCGGCGGAGACTCCAGTCAACCTGGTTTTCATGGGCATGGGCGAGCCGATGCTGAACCTGGACGCGGTGATGAAAGCGGTCAGGATTTTTTCCGACTCCAACGGAATGGCGCTGGCGCTGCGGCGCATGACGGTCTCCACCGCCGGCGTCATCCCGCAGATCCGCAAGTTTGCCGAGGAACCCTCGCGGCCCAGGCTGGCCGTCTCTCTGAACGCCTCGAGCGACGAGCAGCGGACGGAACTGATGCCCCTGAACCGTAAGTATCCGCTGAATGAACTGCTCGAGATCTGCCGCGAGCTGCCACTGGGGCCGCGGGAGTACGTGACGTTTGAGTACGTTCTGCTCGACGGCATCAACGATTCCGACGATGACGCCCGGCGCGTGGCGGCGCTGGTGCGCGGCATCCGGTGCAAGCTGAACCTGATTCCCTTCAATAGCGGAGCGGAACTGCCCTATCGACCTTCTCCATTGGAGCGCGTGCTGGCTTTCCAGGACGTGCTTCGCAACCACCAGGCGCCAGCTTACATCCGCATTTCACGCGGCCAGGACGTGATGGCGGCCTGCGGCCAGCTTCGGCTGGGCGCGATGAAGCAGGCGGCGGTTGAGGCGATCCTGCCCCAACCACTGGCATGA